The following coding sequences lie in one Winslowiella toletana genomic window:
- the umuC gene encoding translesion error-prone DNA polymerase V subunit UmuC, producing MFALADANNFYASCETVFRPDLRGKPIVVVSNNDDCVIARSVEAKRLGIKMAAPLFQNERFFRQNGVQVFSSNYELYGDLSARMMDILGEMAAGQEVYSIDESFLDVTGIGSLIPLETFGQQMRERIRRETGLIIGVGFGPTKTLAKLANHAAKKWTQTRGVVDLSDRSRQRRLLHLTDVSDIWGIGRRIRLRLNQLGITTALQLADSNVSMIRKSIDVITERTVRELNGESCLALEDAPPPKQQIVNSRSFGQRVTQLEEMQQAVVLYATRAAEKPREQNSRCRHISVSIATGRHGDEPQYSNTTSRICDYPTSDTRDIIASALRGLGTIWRDGYRYAKAGVMLGDFYQSGVAQFDMFSEQQPRANADALMAALDTINRSGKGKVWFAGQGERDSAWQMKREMLSPRYTTRLKDIPKIK from the coding sequence ATGTTTGCGCTGGCCGATGCCAATAATTTTTATGCATCCTGTGAAACTGTATTCAGGCCGGATTTGCGCGGTAAGCCCATTGTTGTCGTGTCGAACAATGATGACTGTGTAATCGCACGATCGGTGGAGGCTAAACGCTTAGGGATTAAAATGGCGGCTCCGCTGTTTCAGAACGAGCGTTTTTTCAGGCAAAACGGCGTTCAGGTGTTCAGCTCTAATTACGAGCTTTATGGCGACCTGTCTGCACGCATGATGGACATCCTGGGCGAGATGGCTGCGGGACAGGAAGTCTATTCCATTGATGAATCTTTCCTGGATGTCACCGGAATTGGCAGCCTCATCCCGCTTGAAACGTTCGGACAGCAGATGCGCGAGCGCATACGGCGGGAGACAGGACTGATTATCGGTGTGGGGTTCGGGCCGACCAAAACGCTGGCCAAACTGGCCAACCATGCGGCCAAAAAGTGGACCCAGACACGGGGCGTCGTGGACCTGTCTGACCGGAGCCGTCAGCGCAGACTCCTGCATCTGACCGATGTCAGTGATATCTGGGGCATCGGCCGGCGCATCAGGCTGCGGCTTAATCAGCTGGGAATCACTACGGCTCTGCAGCTGGCGGACAGCAACGTCAGCATGATACGAAAGAGTATCGATGTCATCACGGAGCGTACAGTAAGGGAACTGAACGGCGAGTCCTGCCTGGCGCTTGAGGATGCACCGCCGCCGAAGCAGCAGATAGTGAACTCACGTTCTTTCGGGCAGCGTGTCACACAGCTGGAAGAGATGCAGCAGGCTGTGGTCCTTTACGCCACGCGCGCCGCTGAAAAGCCCAGGGAGCAGAATTCGCGCTGCCGCCATATCAGCGTGTCCATCGCCACCGGCCGGCACGGCGATGAGCCGCAGTATTCAAACACTACCTCCCGCATCTGTGACTATCCAACCAGTGATACGCGGGACATTATAGCGTCGGCGCTTCGTGGCCTGGGCACGATCTGGCGGGATGGATACAGATACGCCAAAGCCGGCGTAATGCTGGGAGATTTTTACCAGTCCGGTGTGGCGCAATTTGACATGTTCAGCGAACAACAGCCGCGGGCAAACGCTGATGCGCTGATGGCGGCGCTGGACACCATTAACCGTTCAGGCAAAGGAAAGGTGTGGTTTGCGGGTCAGGGAGAACGTGACAGTGCCTGGCAGATGAAGCGTGAAATGCTCTCGCCGCGTTATACGACTAGATTAAAGGATATTCCAAAGATAAAGTAG
- a CDS encoding peptidase: MAFQSPAHNYTEARLSLGDLAHLSPYSTYLMRSDSSFPDAGIVKESVLAIDRALVPAHGQLIVAEFDGELTLRRLLLDPVPALQAPDSDETITLLDVSQGLPVWGVVAYALTDVAGLGFNGPVRE; this comes from the coding sequence ATGGCTTTCCAGAGTCCGGCCCATAACTACACAGAAGCACGCCTGAGTCTGGGTGACCTCGCTCATCTTTCACCTTATTCAACCTATCTGATGCGCAGCGACAGCAGCTTTCCTGATGCCGGCATCGTGAAAGAGTCTGTGCTGGCCATCGATCGTGCACTGGTACCGGCGCATGGCCAGCTCATCGTGGCCGAGTTCGACGGGGAGCTGACGCTGCGGCGCCTGCTGCTCGATCCTGTTCCCGCCCTGCAGGCGCCGGATTCAGATGAAACCATTACCCTGCTGGATGTGAGTCAGGGACTTCCCGTATGGGGTGTGGTTGCATACGCACTCACCGATGTGGCCGGGCTGGGATTCAACGGACCGGTGAGAGAGTAA
- a CDS encoding phospholipase D family protein, whose translation MNKYKARVIALCAIVFIPCSFATVTAGFSPGGTALNLILQFAGSARQSVDVAAYDFTSQPVAQALAASVARGVTVRLVADEKKSRDRWSLVSALACAGVQVRVKGMYSIMHNKFIVTDGSAVEAGSLNYTSSADKRNAENALVITGEPETARQYQTEFNRLWNESSPVTCSETETN comes from the coding sequence ATGAATAAATATAAAGCCAGAGTAATCGCGTTATGCGCGATTGTATTTATACCCTGTTCGTTCGCTACGGTGACGGCAGGATTCTCTCCCGGCGGCACGGCGCTGAACCTGATACTGCAGTTCGCCGGCAGCGCGCGCCAGAGCGTGGACGTGGCGGCCTATGACTTCACCAGCCAGCCCGTGGCGCAGGCGCTGGCTGCTTCCGTGGCGCGGGGCGTGACGGTACGGCTGGTTGCCGATGAAAAGAAAAGCCGGGACCGGTGGTCACTCGTCAGCGCGCTGGCCTGCGCGGGTGTGCAGGTGCGCGTCAAAGGCATGTACAGCATCATGCACAATAAATTTATTGTCACTGACGGAAGCGCGGTTGAAGCCGGGTCACTTAACTACACGTCATCGGCCGATAAAAGAAATGCTGAAAACGCACTGGTTATTACAGGCGAGCCGGAAACCGCGCGACAGTACCAGACGGAATTTAACCGTCTGTGGAATGAATCTTCGCCTGTAACGTGCTCTGAAACAGAAACTAATTAA
- a CDS encoding contact-dependent growth inhibition system immunity protein: MYRISISELDNFIGVYFGQDYVMAESGHEIEPKIQAYIHDMPDANLHALLADIELFLDGCDDTELDFRTHYKGEFVPANWDTTAQAFLARVQARVSAALKNRER; encoded by the coding sequence GTGTACCGTATCAGCATCAGCGAACTGGATAATTTTATCGGCGTATATTTCGGTCAGGATTACGTTATGGCCGAATCCGGACATGAGATAGAACCTAAAATTCAGGCCTACATTCATGATATGCCTGATGCAAATCTTCATGCCCTGCTGGCAGACATTGAACTGTTTCTGGACGGGTGCGACGATACCGAGCTGGATTTCCGGACGCATTACAAAGGGGAATTTGTGCCGGCGAACTGGGACACCACGGCGCAGGCGTTTCTGGCGCGGGTACAGGCGCGGGTGTCTGCCGCGCTTAAAAACCGTGAACGCTGA
- a CDS encoding RNase A-like domain-containing protein — protein sequence MEEEQGLRIALSPVQLAAVLSDRSVSEGESASNRISGGLGLAGGVVEMFGAGALCVVPEPTMLTKAGCVFVGTHGLDTIQASLRQVWTGRQVNTDTFNSAVALAESLGADRQTAMKVGLTVDIAIPMAFALAAGAERVIAVRRGRFRIAEHESLSGRAPGGHTIERHIGKSPHELRERLVREPRLEESSSFKSLSDAESVISRVLADNKNQIMMWVKNVPPGMRARMRLSRRFAHPTGIMVRKGNQETVTCYAVRVVIDFRSFNGKPYFVLTAFPEV from the coding sequence GTGGAAGAAGAACAGGGACTGAGGATAGCGCTTTCGCCGGTGCAGCTGGCTGCTGTACTCTCTGATCGCAGCGTCAGTGAAGGTGAATCAGCCAGTAACCGTATATCCGGCGGGCTGGGGCTGGCGGGTGGCGTGGTGGAAATGTTCGGTGCAGGCGCCCTGTGCGTGGTGCCAGAGCCCACCATGCTGACCAAAGCCGGCTGCGTCTTTGTCGGAACGCACGGACTTGATACCATTCAGGCCAGTCTCCGGCAGGTCTGGACCGGCAGGCAGGTCAATACCGATACCTTTAATTCCGCCGTGGCGCTCGCTGAATCACTCGGCGCTGACCGCCAGACCGCCATGAAGGTGGGTCTGACGGTAGACATTGCCATTCCGATGGCGTTTGCGCTGGCGGCCGGTGCAGAGCGGGTCATTGCGGTACGCCGCGGCCGTTTCAGAATTGCTGAGCATGAGTCGCTTTCAGGACGCGCGCCCGGTGGCCACACCATTGAACGGCACATCGGAAAGTCGCCGCATGAGTTACGCGAAAGGCTTGTCAGAGAGCCCAGGCTTGAAGAATCCAGCAGCTTTAAATCACTGAGTGATGCTGAGTCAGTTATCAGCCGGGTGCTGGCTGATAATAAAAATCAGATAATGATGTGGGTGAAGAACGTTCCGCCTGGCATGCGGGCCCGCATGCGCCTGAGCCGGCGGTTTGCGCACCCCACGGGGATTATGGTACGCAAAGGAAATCAGGAGACCGTTACCTGTTATGCCGTCCGCGTGGTGATTGATTTCAGGTCGTTTAACGGAAAACCTTATTTTGTTCTGACTGCGTTTCCGGAGGTATAG